One genomic window of Gallaecimonas sp. GXIMD4217 includes the following:
- a CDS encoding HlyD family type I secretion periplasmic adaptor subunit → MADWSLDPQEQLMQTKLRYQRLTIWILAAVILAFVTWACFADLDEVTRGQGKVIPSKQVQIIQSVDGGVVQEIFVQEGQQVEKGQPLLRIDDTRFRSDYLQKEQELKGLQASIIRLDAELRTVNIREEADWREQVQLRQESLSYPKAFLEKEGELVRRQTAEYQERIQSLANQLAILGEQVQQRSQELIELDSRIKHQQSSLDLAEKELALTRPLAEQGVVSEVELLQLSRQINDLRGELAASKTNRPRVIAARDEAIFKRREAALSFRSKVQEELRKFELQLASLREGRAGLQDRVQRTNLVAPVKGTVKTLHVNTLGAVVTAGTNVLEIVPAEDQLLVEAKISPKDIAFLRPGLPVVVRLSAYDFTIYGGLNGTLEHISADSIVDEEGNAFYLVRVKTDKPYLNRGEEELPIIPGMLTEVDIITGQKTVMEYLLKPILRARYTAMRER, encoded by the coding sequence ATGGCTGATTGGTCACTGGATCCCCAAGAACAGCTGATGCAGACCAAGCTGCGTTACCAGCGCCTGACCATCTGGATCCTGGCGGCGGTGATCCTGGCCTTCGTCACCTGGGCCTGCTTCGCCGACCTCGACGAAGTCACCCGCGGCCAGGGCAAGGTGATCCCCTCCAAGCAGGTCCAGATCATCCAGAGCGTGGACGGTGGCGTGGTCCAGGAGATCTTCGTCCAGGAAGGCCAGCAGGTGGAAAAGGGCCAGCCGCTGCTGCGCATCGACGACACCCGCTTCCGTTCCGACTACCTCCAGAAGGAACAGGAGCTCAAGGGCCTGCAGGCCTCCATCATCCGTCTCGATGCCGAGCTGCGCACCGTCAACATCCGGGAAGAAGCCGACTGGCGTGAGCAGGTCCAGCTGCGCCAGGAATCCTTGTCCTATCCCAAGGCCTTCCTGGAAAAGGAAGGGGAGCTGGTACGGCGCCAGACCGCCGAATACCAGGAGCGGATCCAGAGCCTGGCCAACCAGCTGGCCATCCTTGGCGAGCAGGTCCAGCAGCGCTCCCAGGAGCTCATCGAGCTGGATTCGCGCATCAAGCACCAGCAATCCAGCCTGGATCTGGCCGAGAAGGAGCTGGCCCTGACCCGGCCCCTGGCCGAGCAGGGGGTGGTGAGCGAGGTGGAGCTGCTGCAGCTCAGCCGCCAGATCAACGACCTGCGCGGCGAACTGGCCGCCTCCAAGACCAACAGGCCCAGGGTCATTGCCGCCCGGGACGAGGCCATTTTCAAGCGCCGCGAGGCGGCGCTCAGCTTCCGCTCCAAGGTCCAGGAGGAGCTGCGCAAGTTCGAGCTGCAGCTGGCCTCGCTGCGCGAGGGCCGCGCCGGCCTCCAGGACAGGGTGCAGCGCACCAACCTGGTGGCACCGGTCAAGGGCACGGTCAAGACGCTGCACGTCAACACCCTGGGGGCCGTGGTCACCGCCGGCACCAATGTGCTGGAGATAGTGCCGGCCGAGGATCAGCTGCTGGTGGAAGCCAAGATCAGCCCCAAGGACATCGCCTTCCTGCGTCCCGGCCTGCCCGTGGTGGTACGCCTGAGCGCCTATGACTTCACTATCTACGGGGGCCTGAACGGCACCCTGGAGCATATCAGTGCCGATTCTATCGTCGACGAGGAAGGCAACGCCTTCTATCTGGTCAGGGTCAAGACGGACAAGCCCTACCTCAATCGCGGCGAAGAAGAGCTGCCCATCATCCCGGGCATGCTGACCGAGGTAGACATCATCACCGGGCAGAAGACGGTGATGGAATACCTGCTAAAACCAATACTAAGGGCCCGTTACACGGCCATGAGAGAACGCTAA
- a CDS encoding transglutaminase-like cysteine peptidase has protein sequence MRRSWLLLLLLPGLLLAGDFLATLRSLEPKVVATYGERAGRRLNAWQQLIGEQQGQDERAQLSAVNDFFNLFQYVDDQSLWGRNDYWATPIEFIGAAAGDCEDYTIAKYFSLLELGVPEDKMRLTYVKATQLNQYHMVLAYYPSQGAAPLILDNLIGEIKPATERGDLLPIYSFNGTRLWLAKERGRGELVGKSSRLSLWNDLNSRFRVRSLKRPLLTMD, from the coding sequence TTGCGCCGAAGCTGGCTCCTGCTGCTGTTGCTCCCCGGCCTGTTGCTGGCCGGGGATTTTTTGGCCACTTTGCGCTCCCTGGAGCCCAAGGTGGTCGCCACCTATGGCGAGCGGGCCGGTCGCCGCCTGAACGCCTGGCAGCAGCTCATCGGCGAGCAGCAGGGCCAGGACGAGCGGGCCCAGCTCAGCGCCGTCAACGACTTCTTCAACCTGTTCCAGTACGTCGACGACCAGTCCCTGTGGGGCCGTAACGACTACTGGGCCACCCCCATCGAATTCATCGGTGCCGCCGCCGGCGACTGCGAAGACTACACCATCGCCAAGTACTTCAGCCTGCTGGAGCTGGGGGTACCGGAAGACAAGATGCGCCTGACCTACGTCAAGGCCACCCAGCTCAACCAGTACCATATGGTGCTGGCCTACTATCCGAGCCAGGGCGCCGCGCCGCTGATCCTGGACAACCTCATCGGTGAGATAAAGCCCGCCACCGAGCGTGGCGATCTGCTGCCCATCTATTCCTTCAACGGTACCCGTCTCTGGCTTGCCAAGGAGCGGGGCCGGGGGGAACTGGTTGGCAAGAGCTCCCGTTTGAGTCTATGGAATGACCTGAACAGCCGCTTCAGGGTGCGCAGCCTGAAGCGGCCACTGCTGACAATGGACTAA
- a CDS encoding EAL domain-containing protein has translation MTLHRQIHLLLNFSFLAVLLLVFSIELQTTRDALSQQMETDVQNGSTALGLTLAPYLEEGSRAGIDTVLQSYFDGGFYRRISLEWFDREELLDKHYSGQIRGVPDWFRALPLFEPVVQEQVLTSGWYQVARLRLESNPAVAYQALWRTLLHLIWTLGLLYLALLLVINRGLKFLMRPLDDIAQQAERISERHFDQPLEQPRTEELQKVVTAINRMSDRIERMLTDQDQQIQQLRRRTQTDAVSGLANRSHLAAHLDAWLAEAGIGALMLIDMRWLTSLYKREGYQYRDKLIKDLAQLLGELHLGQPGLVARLSHSEFALLHTGVVADDWLEQVAQRLRAFSLEHHQDGDELALALVLRGREKKAGDMLAAADNALRQAWLSKERLHRFDAGQDSSLSQSDWRDTLAGAISQGAFSLLAQPALVLDGNEPLHQEWLAALVLDGQTLPAGRFLPLIEQFAMAADFDLAILKLLEGKGAFLEAEPQVVNLSLATVQSPQGLYLWLDTLPRDARLIFELSEDLVLADLPACLAFAEGVREQGCQLGLDHVGRNLKSMDYLRQLQPDHIKLDQSLACFDAGQGEQQEVAKALVRIARGLDITVIATRVETREQLAQLESLQVDGYQGYLAPPVAR, from the coding sequence ATGACACTGCACCGTCAAATACACCTGCTGCTCAACTTCAGTTTCCTAGCCGTCCTGTTGCTGGTGTTTTCCATCGAGCTGCAGACCACCAGGGATGCCCTCAGCCAGCAGATGGAGACCGACGTCCAGAACGGCTCCACCGCCCTGGGCCTGACCCTGGCCCCCTACCTGGAAGAGGGCAGCCGGGCCGGCATCGACACCGTGCTGCAGTCCTACTTCGACGGCGGCTTCTACCGGCGCATCTCCCTGGAATGGTTCGATCGGGAGGAGCTGCTGGACAAGCACTACAGCGGCCAGATCCGCGGCGTGCCGGACTGGTTCCGGGCCCTGCCGCTGTTCGAGCCGGTGGTGCAGGAGCAGGTACTCACCAGCGGCTGGTACCAGGTGGCCAGGCTGCGCCTGGAGTCCAACCCGGCGGTGGCCTACCAGGCGCTGTGGCGCACCCTGCTGCACCTGATCTGGACCCTGGGCCTGCTCTACCTGGCGCTGCTGCTGGTCATCAACCGCGGCCTGAAGTTCCTGATGCGGCCCCTGGACGATATCGCCCAGCAGGCCGAGCGCATCTCCGAGCGCCATTTCGACCAGCCCCTGGAGCAGCCCAGGACAGAGGAGCTGCAGAAGGTGGTGACCGCCATCAACCGCATGAGCGACCGTATCGAGCGCATGCTCACCGACCAGGACCAGCAGATACAGCAGCTCAGGCGCCGCACCCAGACCGACGCCGTGTCCGGGCTGGCCAACCGCAGCCACCTGGCCGCCCACCTGGACGCCTGGCTGGCCGAGGCCGGCATCGGCGCCCTGATGCTGATCGACATGCGCTGGCTCACCAGCCTCTACAAGCGCGAGGGCTACCAGTACCGGGACAAGCTGATCAAGGATCTGGCCCAGCTCCTTGGCGAGCTGCACCTGGGCCAACCCGGCCTGGTGGCCAGGCTCAGCCACAGCGAGTTCGCCCTGCTGCACACCGGCGTGGTGGCGGACGACTGGCTGGAGCAGGTGGCCCAGCGCCTCAGGGCCTTCAGCCTGGAGCATCACCAGGACGGCGATGAGCTGGCCCTGGCCCTGGTGCTGCGTGGCCGGGAGAAGAAGGCCGGCGACATGCTGGCCGCCGCCGACAACGCCCTGCGCCAGGCCTGGCTCAGCAAGGAGCGCCTGCACCGCTTCGATGCCGGCCAGGACAGCAGCCTGAGCCAGAGCGACTGGCGCGATACCCTGGCCGGCGCCATCAGCCAGGGCGCCTTCAGCCTGCTGGCCCAGCCGGCCCTGGTCCTGGACGGCAACGAGCCCCTGCACCAGGAGTGGCTGGCCGCCCTGGTGCTGGACGGCCAGACCCTGCCCGCCGGCCGTTTCCTGCCGCTGATCGAACAGTTCGCCATGGCCGCCGACTTCGACCTGGCCATCCTCAAGCTGCTGGAAGGCAAGGGCGCCTTCCTGGAGGCCGAGCCCCAGGTGGTGAACCTGTCCCTGGCCACGGTGCAGTCGCCCCAGGGCCTCTATCTGTGGCTGGATACCCTGCCCAGGGACGCCAGGCTGATCTTCGAGCTGAGCGAGGATCTGGTGCTGGCCGATCTGCCCGCCTGCCTGGCCTTCGCCGAAGGGGTGCGCGAACAGGGCTGCCAACTGGGCCTGGACCACGTCGGCCGCAACCTCAAGTCCATGGACTACCTGCGCCAGCTGCAGCCCGACCACATCAAGCTGGATCAGAGCCTGGCCTGCTTCGACGCCGGCCAGGGCGAACAGCAGGAGGTGGCCAAGGCCCTGGTGCGCATCGCCCGCGGCCTGGACATCACCGTCATCGCCACCCGGGTGGAAACCCGGGAGCAGCTGGCCCAGCTGGAGAGCCTGCAGGTGGACGGTTACCAGGGTTACCTGGCGCCACCGGTGGCCCGCTGA
- a CDS encoding type I secretion system permease/ATPase → MEAKTQAWSLGRAEQPDPLLDCLKWLLAKEGRPLSDQALLAGVPLGPEQRLDPDYFPRVASKGGLSARLVKLAQGQLDRYALPMLVLLKDRQAGILTEWGQVVRLYRPESGQVEDLSQEAFAELYQGYAFLLQQAGDGHAEQAPVDSRPGLFWRTLWQHKSLYRDCLIGSLVINLFALVVPLFSMNVYDRVVPNLAFDTLWVLAAGALTAFVFDGVLRLTRTRLLDLAGRQAEQKLAQVLMSKVLGQPLVNRPGSLGQALKRFQDFEYVREFITSSTLVLLIDLPFALLFLLIIAVIGGWVVVAPLLAALVLLGAAWLLAKPMHKTVLDSAELAAIRQGQLAEILAMPEFIKACGAEGRCQKTWELLTARLGLVQNQARDLQHRLSGLSNLMVQLTTITVVILGVYAIAEGEGSLGAIIATVMLSSRVVSPFAQAAGLITRYQQGKMGLDSLEQQLAAPDELSTGRSHLHRPIERGELRLAGVEFSYPDTELPAVSKLDLLIKPGSRVGIIGRTGSGKSTLARLMMGLYHPSSGNLLVDGVEIRQRHPMDLRRGIGYLAQDARLVSGSIRDNIAFGLGDISDAQVIEAAEAAGLSAFTDVDASGLSRRVGEGGQMLSRGQRQLVALARALVLRPRVLILDEPTASLDPATEQLVRQSLARLPRDITLVLVTHKQTMLEVVDNLVVMDHGRMLRHGAKLEVMNWLKQGGANG, encoded by the coding sequence ATGGAAGCGAAGACCCAAGCGTGGTCGCTCGGCCGGGCCGAGCAACCGGATCCCCTGTTGGATTGCCTCAAATGGCTGTTGGCCAAGGAGGGGCGGCCGCTGTCCGACCAGGCCCTGCTGGCCGGCGTGCCGCTGGGGCCGGAGCAGCGGCTGGATCCGGACTACTTCCCCCGGGTTGCCAGCAAGGGCGGCCTGTCCGCCCGGCTGGTCAAGCTGGCCCAGGGCCAGCTCGATCGCTACGCCCTGCCGATGCTGGTACTGCTCAAGGACCGCCAGGCCGGGATCCTCACCGAATGGGGCCAGGTGGTACGGTTGTACCGCCCAGAGTCGGGCCAGGTGGAAGATCTGAGCCAGGAGGCCTTCGCCGAGCTTTACCAGGGCTATGCCTTCCTGCTCCAGCAGGCCGGTGACGGCCATGCCGAACAGGCCCCGGTGGACAGCCGCCCGGGCCTGTTCTGGCGGACCCTCTGGCAGCACAAGTCGCTGTACCGTGATTGCCTGATCGGCTCCCTGGTCATCAACCTCTTTGCGCTGGTGGTGCCGCTGTTTTCCATGAACGTCTACGACCGGGTGGTGCCGAACCTGGCCTTCGACACCCTCTGGGTACTGGCCGCCGGTGCCCTGACCGCCTTCGTCTTCGACGGCGTGCTCAGGCTGACCCGCACCCGGCTGCTGGACTTGGCCGGCCGCCAGGCCGAACAGAAGCTGGCACAGGTGCTGATGAGCAAGGTGCTGGGGCAGCCGCTGGTCAACAGGCCCGGCTCCCTGGGCCAGGCCCTGAAGCGTTTCCAGGACTTCGAGTACGTGCGGGAGTTCATCACCTCCTCGACCCTGGTGCTGCTGATTGACCTGCCCTTTGCGCTGCTGTTCCTGCTGATCATCGCCGTCATCGGCGGCTGGGTGGTGGTGGCGCCGCTGCTGGCCGCCCTGGTGCTGCTGGGCGCGGCCTGGCTGCTGGCCAAGCCCATGCACAAGACGGTGCTGGACAGCGCCGAACTGGCCGCCATCCGCCAGGGCCAGCTGGCCGAGATCCTGGCCATGCCGGAGTTCATCAAGGCCTGTGGCGCCGAGGGCCGCTGCCAGAAGACCTGGGAGCTGTTGACCGCCCGCCTCGGCCTGGTACAGAACCAGGCCCGGGATCTGCAGCACCGCCTGTCGGGCCTGTCCAACCTCATGGTCCAGCTCACCACCATCACCGTGGTGATCCTGGGCGTGTACGCCATTGCCGAAGGCGAGGGCAGCCTGGGTGCCATCATCGCCACAGTGATGCTGTCGTCCCGGGTGGTGTCGCCCTTTGCCCAGGCCGCCGGCCTCATCACCCGCTACCAGCAGGGCAAGATGGGCCTGGATTCCCTGGAGCAGCAGCTGGCCGCGCCCGACGAGCTCAGCACCGGCCGCTCACACCTGCACAGGCCCATAGAGCGGGGCGAGCTGCGCCTGGCCGGAGTGGAATTCAGCTATCCCGACACCGAGCTGCCGGCCGTGTCGAAGCTGGACCTGCTGATCAAGCCCGGCAGCCGGGTCGGCATCATCGGCCGCACCGGCTCCGGCAAGTCCACCCTGGCCCGGTTGATGATGGGGCTCTACCACCCCAGCAGCGGCAACCTGCTGGTAGACGGCGTGGAGATCCGCCAGCGCCACCCCATGGATCTGCGCCGCGGCATCGGCTACCTGGCCCAGGACGCCCGCCTGGTGTCCGGCAGCATCCGCGACAACATCGCCTTCGGCCTGGGTGACATCAGCGACGCCCAGGTCATAGAGGCGGCCGAGGCCGCCGGCCTGTCCGCCTTTACCGACGTGGACGCCTCCGGCCTGTCCCGGCGGGTGGGCGAGGGCGGCCAGATGCTGTCACGGGGCCAGCGGCAACTGGTGGCCCTGGCCCGGGCCCTGGTGCTCAGGCCCAGGGTACTGATCCTGGACGAGCCCACCGCCAGCCTGGATCCGGCCACGGAGCAGCTGGTACGCCAGAGCCTGGCCAGGCTGCCCAGGGACATCACCCTGGTCCTGGTCACCCACAAGCAGACTATGCTGGAGGTAGTGGACAACCTGGTGGTCATGGACCATGGACGCATGCTGCGCCATGGCGCCAAGCTGGAGGTCATGAACTGGCTGAAGCAGGGAGGGGCAAATGGCTGA
- a CDS encoding OmpA family protein yields the protein MKHQLTMLMAALALAGCAAHDTVSYEQTTTQVHDLKDPDTDGVINARDRCGGTLQGAEIDNYGCGAFGDKVQRFDLKVLFANDSSYIDPRYYAEVGKVATFMTNYPESKLVLEGHCSKVGSADYNQSLSERRVESVKEVLVNRFKIDKDRIKAIGYGFSRPVDDSHSEEAHRKNRRVVAELSGAKNLPVMKWTIYTVDG from the coding sequence ATGAAACACCAACTGACCATGCTGATGGCGGCCCTGGCCCTGGCGGGTTGCGCCGCCCACGACACCGTCTCCTACGAGCAGACCACCACCCAGGTCCACGACCTCAAGGATCCGGACACCGACGGCGTCATCAATGCCCGGGATCGCTGCGGCGGCACCCTCCAGGGCGCCGAGATCGACAACTACGGCTGCGGCGCCTTCGGTGACAAGGTGCAACGCTTTGATCTCAAGGTACTCTTTGCCAACGACTCCAGTTATATTGATCCCCGCTACTATGCCGAAGTCGGCAAGGTGGCGACCTTCATGACCAACTACCCCGAGTCCAAGCTGGTCCTGGAAGGGCACTGCTCCAAGGTCGGCTCCGCCGACTACAACCAGTCCCTGTCCGAGCGCCGGGTCGAGTCCGTCAAGGAGGTCCTGGTCAACCGCTTCAAGATCGACAAGGACCGCATCAAGGCCATAGGTTACGGCTTCAGCCGTCCCGTCGATGACAGCCACAGCGAGGAAGCCCACCGCAAGAACAGGCGGGTGGTGGCCGAGCTGAGCGGTGCCAAGAACCTGCCGGTCATGAAATGGACCATTTACACCGTAGACGGCTGA
- a CDS encoding TolC family outer membrane protein yields the protein MKTRTRQFALAALSLAMAGTAGAASLEQTVADTLDSHPDLRISFTRFKALQEQRNQVKADYLPQLDVAAGYGYEKTDSPTVRARGEHKVELDRGEASVSLRQLIFDGFRVTSELDRLENEALAEQFNLFSAAENTALDVARVYVDVLRSRAILELARKNLDSHQAIFDKIEKRTKAGLGSSSDLAQISGRLARAHANVMAAQNNYDDAVANYVRVVNERPEDLVIPVPDADMLPANLDTALQMAQDNHPVLKSASYDVSAAVSERESAKSNYYPKFTLEVDKSLNNDLDGFEGHNNDLTAMVRMRYNLFAGGKDSARVRETTYKLGEAKEVQARAWREVQEGLRLSWAALQSLDMQKKYIRQHVEASKETQVAYDKQFNLGKRTLLDLLDTENELFSARRDYLNAEFDEILARYRVLNATGQLLASLRVTKPSIWQGDEE from the coding sequence ATGAAGACGAGAACAAGGCAGTTCGCCCTTGCCGCCCTGTCCCTGGCCATGGCGGGCACCGCAGGTGCCGCCTCCCTGGAACAGACGGTGGCCGACACCCTCGACAGCCACCCCGACCTGCGCATCAGCTTCACCCGCTTCAAGGCGCTCCAGGAGCAGCGCAACCAGGTCAAGGCCGACTACCTGCCGCAGCTGGATGTGGCGGCCGGTTACGGTTACGAAAAGACCGACAGCCCCACGGTGCGCGCCCGCGGCGAGCACAAGGTGGAGCTGGACCGGGGTGAGGCATCGGTTTCCCTGCGTCAGCTGATCTTCGACGGCTTCCGGGTGACCTCCGAACTGGATCGCCTGGAAAACGAGGCCCTGGCCGAGCAGTTCAACCTCTTCTCCGCCGCCGAAAACACCGCCCTGGACGTGGCTCGGGTCTATGTGGATGTGCTGCGCAGCCGCGCCATCCTGGAGCTGGCCAGGAAGAACCTGGACTCCCACCAGGCCATCTTCGACAAGATCGAGAAGCGCACCAAGGCCGGCCTGGGCTCCAGCTCGGATCTGGCCCAGATCAGCGGTCGTCTGGCCCGGGCCCACGCCAATGTGATGGCGGCCCAGAACAACTACGACGATGCCGTGGCCAACTATGTGCGGGTGGTCAACGAGCGTCCCGAGGACCTGGTGATCCCGGTTCCGGATGCCGACATGCTGCCGGCCAACCTGGATACCGCCCTGCAGATGGCCCAGGACAACCACCCGGTGCTGAAGTCCGCGTCCTATGACGTCAGCGCCGCCGTGTCCGAACGGGAAAGCGCCAAGAGCAACTACTATCCCAAGTTCACCTTGGAAGTGGACAAGAGCCTCAACAACGACCTGGACGGTTTCGAGGGCCACAACAACGACCTCACCGCCATGGTGCGCATGCGCTACAACCTCTTTGCCGGCGGCAAGGATTCGGCCCGGGTCCGCGAAACCACCTACAAGCTGGGCGAAGCCAAGGAAGTCCAGGCCCGCGCCTGGCGCGAGGTCCAGGAAGGCCTGAGGCTGTCCTGGGCTGCCCTGCAGAGCCTGGACATGCAGAAGAAGTACATTCGCCAGCACGTGGAAGCCAGCAAGGAAACCCAGGTCGCCTACGACAAGCAGTTCAACCTGGGCAAGCGCACCCTGCTGGATCTGCTGGATACCGAGAACGAGCTGTTCAGCGCCCGCCGCGACTACCTGAACGCCGAGTTCGACGAGATCCTGGCCCGCTACCGGGTCCTGAATGCCACGGGCCAGCTGCTGGCCTCCCTGAGGGTCACCAAGCCCAGCATCTGGCAAGGCGATGAGGAATAA